From a region of the Mytilus galloprovincialis chromosome 3, xbMytGall1.hap1.1, whole genome shotgun sequence genome:
- the LOC143067458 gene encoding excitatory amino acid transporter-like isoform X2, which yields MNLYKHERESLTSVHITEHEARRRLCCLANKIEKFVKKNLMLILTFAGIVLGFSIGFAIRTAQPSKDTLIWIGMPGELFLRTLKLLILPLIVCSVISGSASLDPKSNGKISAISFLFIVITNILAGVFGVVLCIIFKPGDGVLLSKDIKETAIVETQDIFIDLLRNVFPDNMIKATFSQSQTENKISFQTIERNTTNGTISEVVQTISKNVKDTGGTNVLGLITVCTLIGIASSRLKGRVKVFTQFFQAGSDIILQILRWILWTTPVGVASLIAVSMAGITDISTVFAQLGMFVLTVTTGIAIHQLVFMPLVLFILTRRNPYVYLITLVRPWMIGLATTSTAVAIPEMLNACEEKNKIDKRVSRFVIPFCVTLNADGSALFISAAAVFLATITGMSLSAADYIVICILTGFATLALPSIPSSSIVTLVMVLTSLNIPAGQISLLFAVEWYLDRIRTTSNIVSHTFCTAVTYHFCKNDLNTLDNIPCDDMEIVTENPNIQHDASERTTGNL from the exons ATGAATCTTTATAAGCACGAAAGAGAATCATTGACATCAGTACATATAACCGAACATGAAGCCAGAAGACGATTGTGTTGTCTGGCAAATAAGAtcgaaaaatttgtcaaaaagaacCTTATGCTAATCCTGACCTTTGCAGGCATTGTTTTGGGATTTTCTATTGGATTTGCTATAAGAACAGCACAGCCATCGAAAGACACTTTGATATGGATAG GAATGCCAGGAGAGCTATTTTTACGAACTTTGAAGTTGTTGATCCTGCCTTTAATTGTATGCAGTGTAATCTCAG GAAGTGCTTCGCTAGATCCAAAGTCAAACGGGAAAATCAGTGCAATATCATTCCTCTTCATTGTCATAACTAACATATTAGCAGGTGTATTTGGTGTAGtattgtgtatcattttcaaacCAG GGGATGGTGTTCTTTTGTCTAAAGACATTAAAGAGACAGCTATTGTTGAAACACAAGACATATTTATTGATTTACTCAG GAATGTATTTCCAGACAACATGATAAAAGCCACATTTTCTCAATctcaaactgaaaataaaataagttttcaaaCTATTGAACGAAACACAACCAATGGCACTATTTCTGAAGTTGTACAAACTATAAGTAAGAATGTGAAGGATACAGGAGGCACGAATGTGCTTG GTTTGATAACCGTGTGTACTCTAATTGGTATTGCATCAAGTAGACTTAAAGGGAGAGTTAAAGTTTTTACTCAGTTCTTCCAGGCTGGATCAGATATAATATTGCAGATTTTAAGATGGATTCTATG GACAACACCCGTAGGAGTTGCTAGTTTAATAGCGGTATCCATGGCAGGAATAACAGATATTTCAACTGTATTTGCACAGCTTGGCATGTTTGTCTTAACTGTAACAACAGGAATTGCCATACATCAACTTGTATTCATGCCTCTAGTTTTGTTTATTCTCACCCGTAGAAATCCATATGTATATCTAATTACTTTGGTTAGGCCTTGGATGATAGGTCTAGCCACTACGAGCAC TGCAGTAGCAATTCCAGAAATGTTAAACGCATgcgaagaaaaaaataaaatagacaaaCGTGTCAGTCGTTTTGTGATTCCATTTTGTGTTACACTGAATGCCGATGGCAGTGCATTGTTTATATCAGCAGCCGCAGTATTTTTAGCAACCATTACTGGAATGTCATTGTCAGCAGCAGATTATATCGTTATATG caTATTAACTGGATTTGCAACCTTAGCTTTGCCGTCTATTCCAAGTTCTAGTATCGTGACTTTAGTGATGGTTCTTACGTCCCTAAATATACCTGCTGGTCAAATTTCGTTACTGTTTGCTGTTGAATGGTATCT GGACAGAATAAGAACAACAAGTAATATCGTCAGTCATACATTTTGTACTGCAGTGACTTATCATTTCtgtaaaaatgatttaaatacatTAGACAATATTCCATGTGATGATATGGAAATCGTTACAGAGAACCCGAATATTCAACATGACGCTTCTGAAAGGACAACTGGAAATTTATAA
- the LOC143067458 gene encoding excitatory amino acid transporter-like isoform X1 — MKDGKYRNVCYHPLGYTDMNLYKHERESLTSVHITEHEARRRLCCLANKIEKFVKKNLMLILTFAGIVLGFSIGFAIRTAQPSKDTLIWIGMPGELFLRTLKLLILPLIVCSVISGSASLDPKSNGKISAISFLFIVITNILAGVFGVVLCIIFKPGDGVLLSKDIKETAIVETQDIFIDLLRNVFPDNMIKATFSQSQTENKISFQTIERNTTNGTISEVVQTISKNVKDTGGTNVLGLITVCTLIGIASSRLKGRVKVFTQFFQAGSDIILQILRWILWTTPVGVASLIAVSMAGITDISTVFAQLGMFVLTVTTGIAIHQLVFMPLVLFILTRRNPYVYLITLVRPWMIGLATTSTAVAIPEMLNACEEKNKIDKRVSRFVIPFCVTLNADGSALFISAAAVFLATITGMSLSAADYIVICILTGFATLALPSIPSSSIVTLVMVLTSLNIPAGQISLLFAVEWYLDRIRTTSNIVSHTFCTAVTYHFCKNDLNTLDNIPCDDMEIVTENPNIQHDASERTTGNL, encoded by the exons GATATACAGATATGAATCTTTATAAGCACGAAAGAGAATCATTGACATCAGTACATATAACCGAACATGAAGCCAGAAGACGATTGTGTTGTCTGGCAAATAAGAtcgaaaaatttgtcaaaaagaacCTTATGCTAATCCTGACCTTTGCAGGCATTGTTTTGGGATTTTCTATTGGATTTGCTATAAGAACAGCACAGCCATCGAAAGACACTTTGATATGGATAG GAATGCCAGGAGAGCTATTTTTACGAACTTTGAAGTTGTTGATCCTGCCTTTAATTGTATGCAGTGTAATCTCAG GAAGTGCTTCGCTAGATCCAAAGTCAAACGGGAAAATCAGTGCAATATCATTCCTCTTCATTGTCATAACTAACATATTAGCAGGTGTATTTGGTGTAGtattgtgtatcattttcaaacCAG GGGATGGTGTTCTTTTGTCTAAAGACATTAAAGAGACAGCTATTGTTGAAACACAAGACATATTTATTGATTTACTCAG GAATGTATTTCCAGACAACATGATAAAAGCCACATTTTCTCAATctcaaactgaaaataaaataagttttcaaaCTATTGAACGAAACACAACCAATGGCACTATTTCTGAAGTTGTACAAACTATAAGTAAGAATGTGAAGGATACAGGAGGCACGAATGTGCTTG GTTTGATAACCGTGTGTACTCTAATTGGTATTGCATCAAGTAGACTTAAAGGGAGAGTTAAAGTTTTTACTCAGTTCTTCCAGGCTGGATCAGATATAATATTGCAGATTTTAAGATGGATTCTATG GACAACACCCGTAGGAGTTGCTAGTTTAATAGCGGTATCCATGGCAGGAATAACAGATATTTCAACTGTATTTGCACAGCTTGGCATGTTTGTCTTAACTGTAACAACAGGAATTGCCATACATCAACTTGTATTCATGCCTCTAGTTTTGTTTATTCTCACCCGTAGAAATCCATATGTATATCTAATTACTTTGGTTAGGCCTTGGATGATAGGTCTAGCCACTACGAGCAC TGCAGTAGCAATTCCAGAAATGTTAAACGCATgcgaagaaaaaaataaaatagacaaaCGTGTCAGTCGTTTTGTGATTCCATTTTGTGTTACACTGAATGCCGATGGCAGTGCATTGTTTATATCAGCAGCCGCAGTATTTTTAGCAACCATTACTGGAATGTCATTGTCAGCAGCAGATTATATCGTTATATG caTATTAACTGGATTTGCAACCTTAGCTTTGCCGTCTATTCCAAGTTCTAGTATCGTGACTTTAGTGATGGTTCTTACGTCCCTAAATATACCTGCTGGTCAAATTTCGTTACTGTTTGCTGTTGAATGGTATCT GGACAGAATAAGAACAACAAGTAATATCGTCAGTCATACATTTTGTACTGCAGTGACTTATCATTTCtgtaaaaatgatttaaatacatTAGACAATATTCCATGTGATGATATGGAAATCGTTACAGAGAACCCGAATATTCAACATGACGCTTCTGAAAGGACAACTGGAAATTTATAA